Genomic segment of Methanobrevibacter sp.:
GAAGCGCTAGAGCAATCTGTAGAGGATATGGACGGTCCATTTTCATACATTATAGGAACTCCACAAGGAATCGGAATAGCTAAAGATAAGTTAGGTTTAAGGCCGGGTGTGATGGCAGAAAATGATGACGTATTTGCAATTGCATCTGAAGAGGTATCTCTAAGGGAAGTAGTTGACACAAGCCATGTAGAACAAATTTCTCCTGGCGAAGTAATGGTATATGAAATTTAGGTGATTTTATGGAAGTCTTCGAAATTGATGCAGAAAATTTAACTCCTCGTGAGGTGAATTCACAAGTAAAAGAAGCTGCACCGGAATATGATAAAATCATCATCAGAAATCCGAATGCAAAACATTATCTTGTTGCAGGAGTGACAGAAGATGTTGAAATAGAACTTGACGGTTCTGTCGGATACTTTGGAGGATGTATGTGTGATGGGCCTAAAATCAAAATCAACGGAAATGCCGGTTGGTTTGTTGGAGATAACATCACCGGTGGTGAAATAATCGTTGAAGGAACTGCGGGTGATGGTGCAGGTCAAGGAATATATGATGGAACTGTAGTTGTCAGGGAATCAGTTGGTTCCAGAACCGGTGAAATCATGAAAAACGGAACAATAATCATTGGGGGAAACTCCGGATTTATGACAGGTATTTTCATGATGGGCGGTCGCATCATTATTTTAGGTGATGTTGGTGATGATGTTGCAGAATCCATTATTCGTGGTGTAATCTATGTTCGGGGTGAAATCAAAAGCTTAGGTTACAATGCAAAACTTGAAGAGTTGACCTTTGAAGATACGTTGGATCTTGAAGAAACATTATCAGAATATGACTTTGACATTGATGATTATTCAGAATTTAAAAAAATCGTTCCGGAGAGTACAAGGCCATTTTACGGTCATTAGGAGGAAATAAGCATGCCATATAGAGTTGAAAGAAATCCAGATTTATGTAAAAAAAATTTTGGCCGTCCAGGATGCTGCTGGTATTTATGTGATGACAGGGATGAAAAAATCTGCGGAAAATGTTTTTCATGTTTTAACAATTGTCCTCATGGAGTTTATGAGATTATTCAAGGTGACCCATATCCATTAAACCAAGAAAAATGTGTTGGTTGTAGGATTTGCTTGGAAATGTGTCCAAATAGGGCTATTGAAGTAAATGCAATTCCAGAAGATGCAAGACAAGGATGGGGATTCCCAGATATTGTAGAAATTGTAAGACAATCACAAACTGCTTCATATAAATTAAGAAGTACAGGTGCACTTAGGAGAATTCCTGACTTTGATGATTTGGTTGTAATTCCCGCACAAGTATCAAGACCTCCTATTGATAAATACAGGGAGCCATGTGGAACAGATGTAGTTTTAGGGGATAGATATGCAGAAAATCCTCTTAAAATTGACACACCAATTATGATTGGAGCAATGTCATTCGGAGCTCTATCAAAAGAAGCAAAAATGGCATTAGCTATTGGATCAAGTCTAGCAGGAACAGTTACAAACACTGGTGAAGGTGGAATGCTTCCAGAAGAAAGGGAACTGGCTGATAAACTTGTTGCACAATATGCATCAGGCCGTTTTGGAGTATCTGCAGACTATCTTAAGAAAGGAGATGCAATTGAGATAAAAATAGGTCAAGGAGCAAAATCAGGAATGGGAGGACATTTACTTGGTGAAAAAGTAACTGCTGAAGTATCCAGAATCAGAAATATTCCTGAAGGTTCAGATGCACTTTCTCCTGCAAGGCACATGGACATTGTCGGCCCTGAAGATTTAAGCATGAAAATATCACAATTACGTGAAATAACCGATTGGAAAGTACCGATTATGGTTAAATTTGCTTCAGGTAAAGTTGCTTCCGATGTAAAAATCGCAGCAAAAGGAGGAGCAGATATAATCGTAGTTGATGGTATGCAAGGGGGAACTGGAGCAGGTCCTGAAGTAATCATGGAACACTCCGGTATTCCATCTCTTGCTTCAATCGTGGAAGCAGACCTTGCACTTAAAGAAATTGGTCTAAGAGACCAAGTGAGCTTGGTGGCTGCTGGTGGAGTAAGGTCTGGTGCTGATCTTGCAAAAGCCATTGCACTTGGTGCGGATGCGGTTTATATTGCAACAGCCGCTTTGATTTCAATCGGATGTAGAGTATGTCAAATGTGTTATACAGGGTCATGTAGAAAAGGAATAGCTACACAGAATCTGTCCTTAAGACATAGGCTTGATTATAAAGAGATGGGTAAGAATGTGGCTAACTACATTAACACAATGACTGATGAAGCTTGTATGTTGGTTCAACAGGCTGGAAATACTCATATTACAAAACTTGAAAAAGAAAACTTGCGCGCATTAACACTTGAGGCATCAGCATTGACTGGTGTTCCTATGGCGGGCGTAGGTAGAATTTAGATATTAAATTCTTTTCTTTTTTTCTTTTTTTTCCAAAGTGCATTTTAATAATCTTCAAAATTTAGTTTTTAAAAGTTTAGATTCATCAATTTTTTTTAAAGGGGTCCTTTTTTATAATTTGCAGATGATGAATCAATGAAATTTTTTCCCCTTTGATTTATTTATGGATAAAGACAATATGTAATCATGGATATAAAAAAATTCAATAGATATTTTCTGTATTTACTTTCATTATTTATTATTTCTTTAGGGGCGGCAATATCAATTAAAGCTAATTTAGGGACCTCTCCATTAATCTGTCTGCCTTATGTTTCTAGTCTAATTTTGAATTTAAGTGTGGGGACAGTTTGTTTTATATTCAATATTGTTTTCATTGCCCTTCAGGTTCTTATTTTAAGAGGTAATTTTGAAAGGAGGCAGTTTTTACAGATAGTTGTCGGAACCATATTTTCATTTTTCATTGATTTTTCATTAATGCTGGTAAGCTTTTTGAACCCTCAAGACTATTTAAGTCAGATGGTTATATTGTTGATTAGCTGTGTCGTTGTCGCTTTTGGTGTCTTGTTTGAAATCCAAACAGAAGTTGTCTATCTTCCGGCTGATGGTTTGATAGTCGCTATTTCCAAAGCATTAAAAAAGGAATTTGCAAAGATAAAACCTTTCATTGATACATCAATGGTAATAACTGCAGCTGTATTGTCTATTGTATTTTTAGGATATCTTGCAGGAGTTCGTGAAGGAACGATAATATCTGCTGTTATTATTGGCCCCATTGTTAGAGTTTTAAAGAAGTATTTGGATTCATATATCGAACCTTTAATTAATTGAATTCAAATATACATGATTTTCTAAAGAGGTTAGAATTAAATATCATTAGTTAGCATAATATATAATTGATTAGGAGATATTGTTATGTTTAAAAAAATCGTTATTTTTTTCATGTTAAGTTTAATGTTTATTGGAGTCGCATCCGCTGTGGAAAACACTAATTTTACAGCTCCTGATGATTTTGAAGACGTGGGTGATGGAGTTTATGTATTGTATGACTCATTGAAAAATCCAGATTTGATTCTATCAGTGGTGTCCTATACAGAACATGATGCCGATGACTATATTACTAACGATACTGAGAACAATTATACTGTATTTAAAGGAGAAAATAATACCTATAATTTTGTTGATGGAAGTACTGGTGAAAAAGGTACCTTTGAGCTAATAGAAGTTGATGGTGTTAAGTTCATCGTTGATTTCGCAAAAAGGGGAATTGGTGATGAAACAGACTTCAATGAAACTTTCAACAGATTAATGGAATTCAATCAGTTGAACAGTGTAAATGCCACTAAATGGGTATAATTCCCATTTTCTTTTTCTATTTTAAAATTATTGCGTCATCAATCATTTCTATTAATAATTTATTTATTGGATTTCTAAAAGATAATGGATGTTCTTTCGGGTATTCGTCACTTAAAGGGATCACTTTAAAGCTGGACATGCATAAATCGGTTGTCCTCAGTGCAAAATAGGCCTGATATTCTCCGTTGACGATGTTTGTCATTATTCCCATATCTTCAGTGGGGTCATGGCCTGGAATTCCCTCTTCCGCATAGACTTTAAACTTTTTTACACTGTCTGCAGAAATTAAGGAATATTGCATCAGATAATAATAGTCATCCTCTTCAAGTTCATATTCGTCATATTCGATTATTTCATCGCAATCCTCATCGGGAATGTTTAAGTTTGGACTGCAGTAAGCCAGTGAAATGTAAATGCCGTCTAAGTCAAGCGCTTTGGAAATAATGTCGTAATATACATTATCTAGAGGTTGTGGTTTATATCGGTCCCCTAAAATTTCAGGGACCGTATGTGTGAATCCACCGTATTCAATGACAGTGCAATAAAAATGTTTTTCTCCAAGATAACCTGCAGTGGTTGCTTTTTCAATTGTCTTTTTAATATCGATATCTGCAGTTTCTAGTTTTTTAGCCATTTCTAAAGCTTTTTCATCGCTAATCATTAAATCACTTATTTTCCTTTAGTTTCTTGAGATTTTCTTTGAGTAGCTTGTAGATGTTTTCGGCACCGATAATCTCCTCGTCATCCACATCCCAAGTTGATGGGTATAAAATAAACGGTCTTGTCTGGCTTCCTCCAGCTCCTCCATGGCTTCCGACCAATTCCTCAAAAGCGCATACCTCATCTTTTTCGCTGTCATAAAAACTGTTTACTAAAATATCTGGAGTATGTTTAAAGGAGCTGTTTCTTTTGATATGTCTTGCAATATTGTTTCCGAACCCTTCAAGAGGATTTTTGCCTTCTATTTCGTCAGTATCTAAATAATATATTCCATCTTTTCCAATGGCCATGTCTCCTTTTTCACTTGACCTGACCACAATAAATCCGATGTATTCATTTTTCAAGATTCCTGGAATTAGCTCTGGGAAGAAATCATTTAATTCCTCATAAGTTAATCTATGGCTCCATTGCGTTAGGTAAATCATTGCAAGATTACCTGATGCAAGCACGATAACTTCAGAATCGCTTAATTCTTCACTTTCTTCTTTTTTATTTCTATTGTTAATCTTATCAATTCTTTTAGAAAATGGAACAAACGAATCTGCGTAATGCTCTTCATTTGATGACATTTTAGCAAACATGGTCATGTCCTGTGGAAGTAATGATTTGATAAAGTCTTCAAAGGATTCGCCATTTCTTTGGGTAAATGTGGCTCCATTTGTTTGGCCATGATCTGATTGAATTACAAATTGGTATTTTCTAGGAGTGTATTTAGTGGCCTTAATTAAACGTCTTATTTGTTTGTCCATTCCTTTAAGAGCATACCATGAGTCTTCATCGCGAACTCCTGAATGGTGTGCTATTTCATCGTAACCTAGGTAAGTTGAATATGCAACATCAACATCTCCAACCATCATATCTCCAATCAATGTGGAGGTGTTGATTTCCCTCATGAATACATTTGTCCCTGCTCTTGTTGGTATGTAGACAATTCCACGTTTAATTCTAGGTCGAATATTTTTGACTTTATGCTTTATTTGAGAATAGATTTCAAGCACCATTTCAGCTAAAAATAGAGAAACTATACGAGCAAAATTACTAGGATTTGAAAATACAGAAAACCAGGCCTTATTGTATAGTTTTTTCATGTTTAAAATTTTACTCATTGTAAAAATCACGTTATCTGTATCGCCGGAAAATAGATTTGACCTGCTTGCACCATTATCAACCAGTAATCCGTCTCCGTTGGAAATTCTTTCTTCCAACTCTTTAACTTTAAGGGGACCTGAACATTGCATCATCTGATTGTCGTTTTCCTTTTCAATCCATCTAAAAGCTGTTATGTTTTCGTTGTTTCCATGCAAGATTCCAGCTTGGCTTGCTCCTGTTTGTGATGATAGGTCGGTTTCCCACTCCTTTAGGGTATGGCTTTCAGATTCGATCATATTTTTGACTGTCGGCATCAAATCTTTATCAATGGCTTCACATAAAACATCATAGGCAAGGCCATCAATTTCTACAATTATTACGCCAGGATAATCTTTAACTTCTCCTTTTCTTTTCTTTTCAGCGTCTCTAAATACTGACCTATAGTATGAACCATCATCCTCCATAGTAACTAATGCTGAAAGTATTGTTGTTAAAAATGCCATGGATAACGGTGCAAGAATCATCCCAATGCCCTCTACATAAATTCCGAATATCGGTCCGAAAAATTCAAGCAGAAATCCATTTAAAATAAGTGAACCGACACCAAATGTCAAAATCAAAAACGGCATTAGAATTCTAGTTAATATAGGCCATAAAAGAGCGTTTACAAGACTTATGAAAATGACAAAGAAAAATACATCGTCTAAGTAATCTATTTTGATTCCCAGGCCTAGAAAACTAATTATATAAATCCCTAAGACATTTCCAATAAATATTATCAAACTTCTTTTCAGTGTTGTTCTTGGCGGTTTTTCATAATCTGCAATTTTTTCCATAGTCATCCCCGTAAATATTTCATAATCTCATCACAAGAGTTAGCTGTTTTAAATATATCTTCTTGTTTGTATAAAAATCCTTTTTTGCCCATTTCATCAATCATCTCAAACATCTTATCGAAAAAGTGATTGATGTTGTAGACAATAACTTCTTTATTGTGCTGTTTTAATTTTTTAAGTGTTATAATTTCAAAGAATTCGTCTAGGGTCCCTATTCCTCCAGGAGTGATTATAAAAGCATCTGAATTTTTAACAAATTCGTTTTTTCTCTCATCCATTGTGTCAACATGGATAAATGTAGTGCATTTTTCACATAGTGGCTCGAATTTTCCAATCCATTCCGGAGCAATACCAATGCTTTTTCCATCATTATCATGAACTCCTTTAGCACAAGCACCCATCATTCCGGTTTTTCCTCCGCCGAATACTAGTGTGTGTCCGTTTTTAGCTATTTCACAACCAAGTTCATAGGCAGCATCAGTATAAATTTTATCGATGTTCCTACTTCCAGATCCATAAAGGCAAATATTCATTGTTCAACTCCTAGATATCGGGGGTCTGCTCAGCAAGACACAAATGGCAAATTGCATCAACATTATCCTTTTGATTTTCTTTAACCGGGCAGAAAAATTCTCCATTTCTTTCTTCTACTTTTAGACTTCCAGGGAATTCACTTCCTACAGGGTGTATAGGTTCTTCTAGAATAAATGTGGTATATAATGCAGTGATTACATATATCAGTGGAAATTTATCGTCTGCACTATGCCTTTCCTTTTCAAAGGTTCTCTCAAGCATAGGAAAAGACTCGTCATATGCTTCTTTGTCGATAATGCCATCCTCATAATCATCGTTTTCCAGAACTTCTTTCATACGCATTATGAAATATTTAACATAAATCTCTAAATATTTTTCCCGATAATTGGCATGAACATATTCTCCGTCTTTTCTCATGTGTGCAGTAGCTAACATTAAATCATATACTGTGATTATTCTAGCATATTTTTTGAGTATTTCCATCAATTCCTTTCTTGTAATTTTATCATTTGGAGATAACTCTTTTAGTTCCACTAATATGTCTTCTGCATCCATGGTTTTTATTATAATGTTTATTATTAATAAAAATTTTTTTCAAAAATTACTTAAAAAGTGAAATCAAAACAATTAGTGGGGAAGTTATTATGGTTGATAATTTTATGGAGATTTCAAAACAAGACATTGAAAATGTCGATAATGCTTTAAAAATCAATTCTGATTATAAATTAAACAATTCCAAATTCAATGTTAAATCGTTCCAAAAGTCTAAGGATATTGTAATAATTCAATATGTTGCAAATGTTGAAAACGAGTTGGTTTTCCAAACAAAAGAAGAAAACGGAAAATATTATATTTCGGATACTTTTGACTTGTTTATGGATAGCATTGTTAATGGCAATGCTTCAAGGGATGTTTTCCAGTCTGTAAGCGAGTATTTCTATAATGTGATTGAAGATGAAAGCAAAGATTTCACAGAAGAGAAAGATGAGTTAATTGGCTTTTTATTATTGACTGAGGAATATGATGAAAATCAACTTAAAATTGATTTGGATCCTATAAAAATACGTGATGACTATAAAAATGATTATGATAGGATTTATGGTGATGAATCTTTAAATAGGGTTCAAAAAAGCCTTGCATTAAAGGAATTGGTGCATATGTCAATTTGTCAAACTGTTGATGACATTGATTTGTTTTTCACAAGGCCCTCAAATTTGACTCCTGAGGAAAATGCAGAAAAAAACAGGCAAGAAGCAAAAGCATTACAAAATGAATTGCAGTTATCATAAGTATTAAGTATTATTAAATTCATAATTTTTATTATAACTATTTGAATGATTATATGATTACTATTACAAAAAATGAGGAAGTTGTCTTAAATCAAATTAAGATATTTGACATGGAATATCCTGAAGGCATTCCTATTAATGTTTTAAGAAAAGATTTGGGATTTCATGAATATGACTTGGTTCAGATTTTAGAGGAGTTATCTGATAAGGATCTGGCTGTTTTTAATGATAATAAGGTTAGCCTATCTGAACATGAAAAGGAATTTAACACGGTTAATTCTAAAAAGGATGTTGAAGAATTGGAATTGAACATGAAAGAAAAGGAATCATATGAGTTGATTCAAGGATTGGTTGATGATAAAAATCTTATTTCTAAATATACTTTGGAAGGTCACTTATTGTATGGAGACTTGAAACTCACTAATTTTAGAATGTACCACATAATATTGTCTCTTCAGAATAAAGGGCTTTTAAAACCTCTTGAAAAAGATGATGGGGAATATTATTTCCTTGTTAAATAATATTTTTTGTTTAAAAATTATTATTTTTAGTAATATTATTTTTCAATTTAATCATAATATTTATATAATTTGACTTTTATATTAATAATTAATAAAATTAATATTTCGATGTGTTTTTTTATGATGAGAATAAGTATGTCGTTACCTAAAAAATTATTGTCCGATTTTGATGAGGTATTAAAAGAGAGAGGATACCAATCACGTTCAAAAGGAATTCGGGATGCTCTTCAAGATTATATTGTAAGATATCAATGGATGAACTCTATGGAAGGTCAAAGAATTGGAATTGTTACAATTATCTATGACCACCACTATACAGGAGTTATGGAAAATTTAGCTGAAATTCAACACAGTTTTAGAAATGAAATCAATACCAGCATGCATATTCACATGACAGATAAGTATTGTATGGAAATCGTTGTTGTAAATGGTGATATTGCAGAAATCCGTGATTTAACTGAAAGGATTATGAGGCTTAAGGGTGTTGAACATGTGAAACTAACAAGTACAGCTAATGGAGAAGACTTTAATGAACCTGGTCATTCACATGACCACGGACACACTCATTAATTCCTTTTTCTTTTTTTTCATGAAGTTTAAAACTACCAAATATCATTTTGATTTATTAAATGATAATGAACGTTTATCTGCTTTTTATGAAGCTATTAAAGAATATGATGGCAACACATCATTAGCTTATGATTTGGGTTGTGGCAGCGGAATTTTATCTTATTTTTTAAGTTCTCATTTTAAAGAGGTAATCTCTCTTGAAACTGACTACTCAACATATAATTGCGCTAAAGAAAACTTAGCCAATTTTGACAATGTTGATGTGATTAATAGTGATGTTTTAGAATATGATTTTACAAAAAAAGCAGACCTGCTGGTTTGTGAGATGATGGACACTGCCTTAATTGATGAAGAGCAGATTCCAGTTTTAAATCATGCCAAAAGATTTCTAAAAGAAGATGGCACGATAATCCCCAAAGGGATCATTAATTCCTGTGAACTTGTGAATATGGAACGTGAATATATTCATTGGGATGAAAATGTAAATTATGAAGTTTTTTCAGATTCTGTAATCTTTTCCAAATTTGATTTTTTAGATGAAATTAACCCTGAATTCGAAGCGACATTTCCCATAAAAAGTAAAAAAGATGGAATCGTAAATGGTTTAAAAATCACAACATTCACCATATTAAATGATAATATTATTTGCGGTCCGACACCCATGTTAAATCCTCCTTTATTAGTTCCCTTGCAAGAACAATTGGTAAAAGGCAATGAATTTATAAATGTTAAACTAAAATATATTATGGGAAATGGGATTGAGAGTATTGAAACTGATGTTGTTAGGTGAAATATATGGCCTTTGAATCTCAATTAAGTAATTTTTTAGAGGGTTATGAAAAACTAATTGTATTGGGTGTTGGAAACGAGCTTAAGTGTGATGATGGAGTTGGACCTTATATAATTAGGAAATTAAAAGACAAGAACATTGAAAACGATAAATTGCTATTTATTGATGCTCAAACTGTCCCCGAAAATTTCACAGGTAAAATCAGAAAAGAAAACCCGTCTCATCTAATTATTGTAGATGCATGTTTGATGGATAGCGAACCGGGGGATATGAAAATCGTAAATAAATATGATTTTGCAAATATTGGGATTTCAACCCATTCAATGTCATTATCTTTTTTTGTCAGGTTCTTGGAACAGGATAATGACATGAGAATAATATTTGTTGGAATCGAACCGGAATCCATGGATTATGCTGATGCACCAACTGAGAAAGTTGAGTTGGCGGCAAATGATTTTGTAAATATACTGGAAGGGATTATATTATGAAAATTTTATTTATTGGTTCAAGATTATATGATGATATTGATTGGTATGTAAAAAGCAAGGGTGTTGAAAGTGTTCTGACTGAATCAAATGAGGAAGCCATTAACTTGGATTTACCTGATCAAGTATTCATTGTCCCTCGTGGAATGGATGGTCCAAAACAAGTTGCATTAATGCAAAATGTCGATGCTATCGTGCCATTGATCGGAATAGATCCTCCCTTAATTGATGTGGCTCATATGAAAGAGGAAGTGGAAAAGGAATATGACATTCCAGTTATTGCAGCAGGCGTAAGGGCTGTGGAGCTTACTTCAAATAAGATCAACACTAAAGAATTTTACAATGATATTGGTGTTGCCACTCCTGATTATCAGATTTTAAATAGCCCAAAAGATTTAACCCTGGATTTTCCTGTCGTTTTAAAGCAAGGTGAGGGTCAAGGTGGAAAGGATATTAAAATAGCCAAATCAATTGAAGATGTCGAGGAATACTTTGGTGAATTTGACCATGCATTATGTGAAAAATTCGTTGAAGGGTCTGAAATATCTATTGAGGTATTGGGTTTCAATGGTGAATATGTAGCATTGCCTCCAATCTATAAGGGTGAAACAACATTAGAAGGGACTCATCCACTGAATAAAGTTAAAACAGGACCTTGTATGGTTGAAGGATTGGATAATAATCTTGTTCAACACACTGCATATAAAGTAGCTAAAAATCTTGCTTCTGACGGTATTTTTGAGATGGATTTCATGTTCTCTAAAGATGAAAATCAATTATATGCTATAGAAGTAAACACCAGACCAAACGGCACCAGATATTTGACAACAGCTACCTGTGGCATTAATTCTTTATGTGAACTAGTTAACATGGCAATTGGCGAGTTTTCATTAGCCAATATTTCAGATAAACTACAATATTATTACTCCACTGAAATTCCGATAGGTAATTATGAAGGATCTAGTCCAAAAGAGCCTGTAAAATCTTTTGAGGAAAATGACTTTGTCGTTCATGGTCCCGAAGGATATCAAAGGGTAACTGCAAGAGCCAATTCCAAAGAAGAACTTGAAAATTTAGTTGAAAAGTTAACTTAAGTCTGTGTTATAAGTTATAATATATATACTATTATTAATAGATAATTTAATAGTTTAATGAATTTATAGTGTGGTAAGATGAATAATACAGATATGTTAATTCTTTTTTTAATAACATTGTTTGCTACAATATTCTTTACATGGTACATAAAAAGAATATTAATTAAAGCAAGGATTGCAGATAATCCTATAGTTAGTGAACATAGGCATAAAAGCGGTACTCCTACAATGGGCGGTATTGCATTTTTATTTACAATTTCTTTAATTATAGCTTTGTATTATCAGAATACTCCTATTTTAATTTTGTCTTTCATAATGCTTGCTGGAGGAATTGTAGGTTTAGTTGATGATTTGATAGGTCTTAAAGTTAAAGAAGTTCAGAAAATTGTTGTAAATACTTCAGAGGATGTAATTACTTTAGGAAGATTGGATGTTGAACCTGGAGAAGAAGTGAGAGTTGCCACTCCAAAGGCAAAAGCAGAAGTGGATGATTTGTTAAAAGAAGATAAAGTCGAAGTCATTGGTGAAGTTCCAATTAAAACGGAACCTGAAGAACTGGAAAAAATCATCTGTCAAATAGTTTTAGGATTATTTTTAGGTTTAACTGGTGTTGGAACAACTTTAGGCGGTTTCGAATTGGGCATTTTTGCTATTCCTGTTGTTGTAATAGCTATTTTAGGATGTATTAATTCAGTTAACTTAATCGATGGTATGGATGGTCTTGCAGCAGGTATTGTTGGAATTGCATCTATTGCATGTTGCGCATATGGTTATCTATTTGGTCCTGCAACTGTTATCCCACCATTTTTAATTTTAGCAGGTTTATGTTTAGGATTCTTGGTATTTAATAAACATCCTGCTTCAATATTTATGGGAGACACTGGTTCATTTGTATTGGGTACTGGATATGCGGCTGCAGTAATTATAGCTGATGTTCCTTACTTTGGCGTGCTTGCATTGGGTGTTCCAATTATTTCAGTAGTTGTTAGCTTACTTCACAGAGCACATATTATTAAATTGCCTGTAGAACCACTGCATCATACTTTAAATCATTATGGTATGTCTGAGACAAAAATTGTATATAGTTATTGGGGTTTTACAGCGTTATTATGTATTATCGGCATTCTTGCTAAGATGTACATATTCTAATTTTTATTTTTTTGGGGTGATAAGATGGAAATTCAAGATTTGGCAAATATTGTTAATGGAAAATTAGTTGGAAATGATGATTTTTTTTCTATTGATGGATTTACCGGAAAATTTACTTTTTTAAATGATTCACACACAGGAGATATTGTAATAAGGCATTGGATTAATGATACTGGAATTCAGATGGCTTTTAATAAGAATATTGCCTGCTTAATTACTCAAACTCCTAAAGATGGCGCAATTGAAATGGCTGAAAAATTAAATTTCCCATTAATTATTACGGATAATATTGAACTGGCAAATGCCTTTGCACTTTCACATACAATAAAAA
This window contains:
- a CDS encoding phage holin family protein, translating into MEKIADYEKPPRTTLKRSLIIFIGNVLGIYIISFLGLGIKIDYLDDVFFFVIFISLVNALLWPILTRILMPFLILTFGVGSLILNGFLLEFFGPIFGIYVEGIGMILAPLSMAFLTTILSALVTMEDDGSYYRSVFRDAEKKRKGEVKDYPGVIIVEIDGLAYDVLCEAIDKDLMPTVKNMIESESHTLKEWETDLSSQTGASQAGILHGNNENITAFRWIEKENDNQMMQCSGPLKVKELEERISNGDGLLVDNGASRSNLFSGDTDNVIFTMSKILNMKKLYNKAWFSVFSNPSNFARIVSLFLAEMVLEIYSQIKHKVKNIRPRIKRGIVYIPTRAGTNVFMREINTSTLIGDMMVGDVDVAYSTYLGYDEIAHHSGVRDEDSWYALKGMDKQIRRLIKATKYTPRKYQFVIQSDHGQTNGATFTQRNGESFEDFIKSLLPQDMTMFAKMSSNEEHYADSFVPFSKRIDKINNRNKKEESEELSDSEVIVLASGNLAMIYLTQWSHRLTYEELNDFFPELIPGILKNEYIGFIVVRSSEKGDMAIGKDGIYYLDTDEIEGKNPLEGFGNNIARHIKRNSSFKHTPDILVNSFYDSEKDEVCAFEELVGSHGGAGGSQTRPFILYPSTWDVDDEEIIGAENIYKLLKENLKKLKENK
- a CDS encoding glutamate synthase-related protein encodes the protein MPYRVERNPDLCKKNFGRPGCCWYLCDDRDEKICGKCFSCFNNCPHGVYEIIQGDPYPLNQEKCVGCRICLEMCPNRAIEVNAIPEDARQGWGFPDIVEIVRQSQTASYKLRSTGALRRIPDFDDLVVIPAQVSRPPIDKYREPCGTDVVLGDRYAENPLKIDTPIMIGAMSFGALSKEAKMALAIGSSLAGTVTNTGEGGMLPEERELADKLVAQYASGRFGVSADYLKKGDAIEIKIGQGAKSGMGGHLLGEKVTAEVSRIRNIPEGSDALSPARHMDIVGPEDLSMKISQLREITDWKVPIMVKFASGKVASDVKIAAKGGADIIVVDGMQGGTGAGPEVIMEHSGIPSLASIVEADLALKEIGLRDQVSLVAAGGVRSGADLAKAIALGADAVYIATAALISIGCRVCQMCYTGSCRKGIATQNLSLRHRLDYKEMGKNVANYINTMTDEACMLVQQAGNTHITKLEKENLRALTLEASALTGVPMAGVGRI
- a CDS encoding GXGXG domain-containing protein — protein: MEVFEIDAENLTPREVNSQVKEAAPEYDKIIIRNPNAKHYLVAGVTEDVEIELDGSVGYFGGCMCDGPKIKINGNAGWFVGDNITGGEIIVEGTAGDGAGQGIYDGTVVVRESVGSRTGEIMKNGTIIIGGNSGFMTGIFMMGGRIIILGDVGDDVAESIIRGVIYVRGEIKSLGYNAKLEELTFEDTLDLEETLSEYDFDIDDYSEFKKIVPESTRPFYGH
- a CDS encoding TIGR00730 family Rossman fold protein, with protein sequence MNICLYGSGSRNIDKIYTDAAYELGCEIAKNGHTLVFGGGKTGMMGACAKGVHDNDGKSIGIAPEWIGKFEPLCEKCTTFIHVDTMDERKNEFVKNSDAFIITPGGIGTLDEFFEIITLKKLKQHNKEVIVYNINHFFDKMFEMIDEMGKKGFLYKQEDIFKTANSCDEIMKYLRG
- a CDS encoding DUF2115 domain-containing protein → MDAEDILVELKELSPNDKITRKELMEILKKYARIITVYDLMLATAHMRKDGEYVHANYREKYLEIYVKYFIMRMKEVLENDDYEDGIIDKEAYDESFPMLERTFEKERHSADDKFPLIYVITALYTTFILEEPIHPVGSEFPGSLKVEERNGEFFCPVKENQKDNVDAICHLCLAEQTPDI
- the nikR gene encoding nickel-responsive transcriptional regulator NikR, whose protein sequence is MMRISMSLPKKLLSDFDEVLKERGYQSRSKGIRDALQDYIVRYQWMNSMEGQRIGIVTIIYDHHYTGVMENLAEIQHSFRNEINTSMHIHMTDKYCMEIVVVNGDIAEIRDLTERIMRLKGVEHVKLTSTANGEDFNEPGHSHDHGHTH
- a CDS encoding YitT family protein, whose product is MDIKKFNRYFLYLLSLFIISLGAAISIKANLGTSPLICLPYVSSLILNLSVGTVCFIFNIVFIALQVLILRGNFERRQFLQIVVGTIFSFFIDFSLMLVSFLNPQDYLSQMVILLISCVVVAFGVLFEIQTEVVYLPADGLIVAISKALKKEFAKIKPFIDTSMVITAAVLSIVFLGYLAGVREGTIISAVIIGPIVRVLKKYLDSYIEPLIN
- a CDS encoding methyltransferase domain-containing protein, which gives rise to MKFKTTKYHFDLLNDNERLSAFYEAIKEYDGNTSLAYDLGCGSGILSYFLSSHFKEVISLETDYSTYNCAKENLANFDNVDVINSDVLEYDFTKKADLLVCEMMDTALIDEEQIPVLNHAKRFLKEDGTIIPKGIINSCELVNMEREYIHWDENVNYEVFSDSVIFSKFDFLDEINPEFEATFPIKSKKDGIVNGLKITTFTILNDNIICGPTPMLNPPLLVPLQEQLVKGNEFINVKLKYIMGNGIESIETDVVR